A window of Pseudodesulfovibrio hydrargyri contains these coding sequences:
- a CDS encoding LuxR C-terminal-related transcriptional regulator, whose translation MRNRSGEQRHHWDLLLGMEREVDYFLARWSVRMEQAGYLEHTTAKRADCLQALDDFVAPMRTHRDMGLPNPDFPWLLRHEGEWGRTQIESARRHRMRGITADMYLGCFKTFIHSLGDVLEKMEGSFESKVLARRHVMLYGDALEVLFVRDWTRILPDLAAQKLDEANRLLTLEKCRYENILDASSELVLVVGGDGRVTQANRAVLAVLDRADVIGAPVWDVLSVEGQSLEDLLKYYPVGMSCELSPFDEAVVYRMQINSIGSVSMASDEYMIMLTNITAQAVQRDTLERVVSERTEALRLEKEQLEEMNITLRNVLQSIDREREQLLGEVSAKVNNLVLPALERIENEDDAAIRRGYLTVAKDQLARLAPGSGGSDPLLLKLTHMETRVAQFIQAGHPSKEIAESLNISVETVQTHRKNIRRKLGLHGKSVSLYAHLRTLGLTT comes from the coding sequence ATGAGGAACCGGTCCGGCGAACAGCGGCACCACTGGGACCTGCTTCTGGGCATGGAGCGGGAGGTGGACTATTTTCTCGCGCGCTGGTCCGTGCGCATGGAGCAGGCGGGCTATCTGGAGCACACCACGGCCAAGCGGGCCGACTGCCTCCAGGCGCTGGACGACTTCGTCGCGCCCATGCGGACGCACCGGGACATGGGGCTGCCCAACCCGGACTTTCCCTGGCTCCTCCGCCACGAGGGCGAATGGGGCCGGACGCAGATCGAGTCCGCCCGGCGGCACCGCATGCGCGGCATCACCGCCGACATGTACCTCGGCTGCTTCAAGACCTTCATCCACAGCCTGGGGGACGTGCTCGAGAAGATGGAGGGCTCGTTCGAGAGCAAGGTCCTGGCGCGGCGTCACGTCATGCTCTACGGCGATGCACTGGAGGTCCTGTTCGTGCGTGACTGGACGCGCATCCTGCCGGACCTGGCCGCCCAAAAGCTCGATGAGGCCAACCGGCTGCTGACGCTGGAGAAGTGCCGCTACGAGAACATTCTGGACGCCTCGTCCGAGCTGGTCCTGGTGGTCGGCGGCGACGGCCGGGTGACCCAGGCCAACCGTGCGGTCCTGGCCGTGCTGGACCGGGCGGACGTCATCGGCGCGCCGGTCTGGGACGTATTGTCCGTGGAGGGCCAGTCCCTGGAGGACCTGCTCAAGTACTATCCGGTGGGCATGTCCTGCGAACTGAGCCCCTTTGACGAGGCCGTGGTCTACCGCATGCAGATCAACTCCATTGGCAGCGTGTCCATGGCCAGCGACGAGTACATGATCATGCTGACCAACATCACGGCCCAGGCCGTGCAGCGCGATACCCTGGAGCGGGTGGTCTCCGAGCGCACCGAGGCCCTGCGCCTGGAAAAGGAGCAGCTCGAGGAGATGAACATCACCCTGCGCAACGTGCTCCAATCCATCGACCGCGAACGGGAGCAGCTCCTGGGCGAGGTCTCGGCCAAGGTCAACAACCTGGTCCTGCCCGCCCTGGAGCGGATCGAGAACGAGGACGACGCGGCCATCCGCAGGGGCTACCTGACCGTGGCCAAGGACCAGCTGGCCCGGCTCGCGCCCGGCAGCGGCGGCTCGGACCCGTTGCTGCTCAAGCTGACCCATATGGAGACCCGCGTGGCCCAGTTCATCCAGGCCGGGCATCCGTCCAAGGAGATCGCGGAATCCTTGAACATCTCGGTGGAGACGGTTCAGACCCACCGCAAGAACATCCGGCGCAAGCTCGGCCTGCACGGCAAGAGCGTCAGTCTGTACGCCCACCTCAGGACCCTGGGATTGACTACCTGA
- a CDS encoding molecular chaperone TorD family protein — MADLAHTRDGARALRDFFASRDAADLKRASAVVSDHFHLALGRDTDWTGAEYDFNRLFVGPMAVPAPPFASAYQTEPALMGEPTLAMRDAYRALGLMVPDQGQTPDDHLAFELDLAAALPGQGEGQDRDGVTGAVREWLLGEHLPGWVPAFIEAVRAQPDVSAPVQMAVAALEDWLETIRPAARAGEA, encoded by the coding sequence ATGGCGGACCTTGCACACACCCGTGACGGGGCCCGGGCCCTTCGGGATTTCTTCGCGTCCCGCGACGCGGCGGACCTGAAGCGCGCCTCGGCCGTCGTTTCCGATCATTTTCACCTGGCGCTCGGCCGGGACACCGACTGGACCGGCGCGGAGTACGACTTCAACCGGCTCTTTGTCGGTCCCATGGCCGTCCCGGCCCCGCCCTTCGCCTCGGCCTACCAGACCGAACCGGCGCTCATGGGCGAGCCGACCCTGGCCATGCGCGACGCCTACCGCGCCCTGGGGCTGATGGTCCCGGACCAGGGACAGACCCCGGACGATCACCTGGCCTTTGAGCTGGACCTGGCGGCGGCACTGCCCGGTCAGGGCGAAGGCCAGGACCGCGACGGCGTCACGGGCGCGGTCCGGGAGTGGCTGTTGGGCGAACACCTGCCCGGCTGGGTCCCGGCCTTCATCGAGGCCGTCAGGGCGCAGCCGGATGTGAGCGCGCCGGTGCAAATGGCCGTGGCCGCCCTCGAGGACTGGCTTGAAACCATCCGGCCCGCGGCAAGGGCCGGTGAAGCATAG
- a CDS encoding molybdopterin-dependent oxidoreductase gives MTAKKCTFSRRRFLQGAAAAGAAAMLPCSLLVPGKAEAAAFSEGDYQTFRNACPRNCYDTCSIKTYVKDGVVKFIEGASESTYTDGGLCVKGYSYTRRPYSPDRVKYPMVQDGRRSGKWRRVSWDEALDMIAKKMLKLKEEDGSLLGLGMTKYSGNFGITNYGVEGMMSSLGYTTRFVGTPCWPAGIDAQNYDLGNMWCNDPEDMVKARYVIVWGANPAWCSVHSMKYIMEAKRRGAKVVVVDPVFTQTAAKGDVYWQPKTASDGALALGMARHILDKGLVDEDFVHNYGLGFDEFADYLRDNVTVEWAAEQSGIPARDIMEVAEEFATADPATIWIGYGMQRHTNGGASVRSIDALVAMTGNVGKEGGGARYGHLQTWGFNYHALIQKQPEGSKGFLGGAAKGEFDFTSGSGASYTDRTVNINKTAQAILDTTDPAIRMLWVSCKNPFGQDFDRPKLEKAFDKLEMVVTVDQFFNETVANSDIVLPVTTLFEEWTVNASYWHYWLSVNEQAIKPMFETKSNIEIAAALSKKMNELSPGSCTFPQDIDTREWMAKEFNQGIYDMFGISDWTELRNGPVKARLKSSAAWSDKKFATPSGKYEFKSELCEQHGHKALPEFKVGREGYDEFRLLTPHTKFGLHSQFVNLDWMHEYNKEPYIYMHPKAAAEKGIGDLDMVRVFNKVGEQKARVKLTDNVAEDCLLMYEAWFGRGNDYNVQNLVDDESADMGAFKAGAPGVAIHDQFASVERA, from the coding sequence ATGACAGCGAAAAAATGTACGTTCAGCAGACGGCGCTTCCTGCAAGGGGCCGCCGCCGCGGGCGCGGCGGCCATGTTGCCGTGCTCCCTGCTGGTGCCGGGCAAGGCCGAGGCGGCCGCGTTCAGCGAAGGCGATTACCAGACCTTCCGCAACGCCTGCCCCCGCAACTGCTACGACACCTGCAGCATCAAGACCTACGTTAAGGACGGGGTCGTCAAGTTCATCGAAGGCGCGTCCGAGTCCACCTACACGGACGGCGGGCTGTGCGTGAAGGGCTACAGCTACACGCGGCGGCCCTACAGCCCGGACCGGGTCAAGTACCCCATGGTCCAGGACGGCCGCCGCTCCGGCAAGTGGCGGCGGGTCTCCTGGGACGAGGCCCTGGACATGATCGCCAAGAAGATGCTCAAGCTCAAAGAGGAGGACGGCAGTCTGCTCGGCCTGGGTATGACCAAGTATTCCGGCAACTTCGGAATCACCAACTACGGCGTGGAAGGAATGATGTCCTCGCTCGGCTACACCACCCGGTTCGTCGGCACCCCGTGCTGGCCGGCCGGCATCGACGCCCAGAACTACGACCTGGGCAACATGTGGTGCAACGACCCCGAGGACATGGTCAAGGCCCGGTACGTCATCGTCTGGGGCGCGAACCCGGCCTGGTGTTCGGTCCATTCCATGAAGTACATCATGGAGGCCAAGCGGCGCGGGGCCAAGGTCGTGGTCGTGGACCCGGTCTTCACCCAGACCGCGGCCAAGGGCGACGTCTACTGGCAGCCCAAGACCGCCTCGGACGGGGCGCTGGCCCTGGGCATGGCCCGGCACATCCTGGACAAGGGGCTGGTGGACGAGGACTTCGTCCACAACTACGGCCTCGGGTTCGACGAGTTCGCCGACTACCTGCGCGACAACGTGACCGTCGAGTGGGCCGCCGAGCAGTCCGGCATCCCGGCCAGGGACATCATGGAAGTGGCCGAGGAGTTCGCCACGGCCGACCCGGCGACCATCTGGATCGGCTACGGCATGCAGCGCCACACCAACGGCGGGGCGTCCGTGCGCTCCATCGACGCCCTGGTGGCCATGACCGGCAACGTGGGCAAGGAAGGCGGCGGCGCGCGCTACGGCCACCTCCAGACCTGGGGGTTCAACTACCACGCGCTGATCCAGAAGCAGCCCGAGGGATCCAAGGGGTTCCTGGGCGGCGCGGCCAAGGGCGAGTTCGACTTCACCAGCGGCTCTGGCGCGAGCTACACCGACCGCACGGTGAACATCAACAAGACCGCCCAGGCCATCCTGGATACCACGGACCCGGCCATCCGCATGCTCTGGGTCTCCTGCAAGAATCCGTTCGGTCAGGACTTCGACCGGCCCAAGCTGGAAAAGGCCTTCGACAAGCTGGAGATGGTCGTCACCGTGGACCAGTTCTTCAACGAGACCGTGGCCAACTCCGACATCGTCCTGCCCGTGACCACCCTGTTCGAGGAGTGGACGGTCAACGCCTCCTATTGGCATTATTGGCTGTCGGTCAACGAGCAGGCCATCAAGCCCATGTTCGAGACCAAGTCCAACATCGAGATCGCGGCGGCCCTGTCGAAAAAGATGAACGAGTTGTCCCCCGGCTCCTGCACCTTCCCCCAGGACATCGATACCCGGGAGTGGATGGCCAAGGAGTTCAATCAGGGCATCTACGACATGTTCGGCATCAGCGACTGGACCGAGCTGCGCAACGGCCCGGTCAAGGCCAGGCTCAAGTCCTCGGCGGCATGGAGCGACAAGAAGTTCGCCACCCCGTCCGGCAAGTACGAGTTCAAGTCCGAACTGTGCGAGCAGCACGGCCACAAGGCGCTGCCCGAGTTCAAGGTCGGGCGCGAGGGCTACGACGAGTTCCGCCTGCTCACCCCGCACACCAAGTTCGGGCTCCACTCCCAGTTCGTCAACCTGGACTGGATGCACGAGTACAACAAGGAGCCGTACATCTACATGCACCCCAAGGCGGCCGCCGAAAAGGGCATCGGGGACCTGGACATGGTCCGCGTGTTCAACAAGGTGGGCGAGCAGAAGGCCCGGGTCAAGCTGACCGACAACGTGGCCGAGGACTGCCTGCTGATGTACGAGGCGTGGTTCGGACGGGGCAACGACTACAACGTCCAGAATCTGGTGGACGACGAGTCCGCCGACATGGGCGCGTTCAAGGCCGGGGCCCCGGGCGTGGCCATCCACGACCAGTTCGCCAGCGTCGAGCGGGCCTAG
- a CDS encoding 4Fe-4S dicluster domain-containing protein: protein MKKQYAFLVDTERCIGCFTCAMACRNYYHQVEGVVWRQVHPLSEEIYPHRERAFLSLSCNHCENPACLNVCPVEAYTKREEDGVVVHHQEKCIGCGNCIRSCPYGAPKYNPVEKRAEKCSLCHERLDAGLDPACVQACPTDALQLVDLAEFERTNEVQYPAGYPRMEGLNPSTRFVLPKTPKMVRR, encoded by the coding sequence ATGAAAAAGCAATACGCGTTTCTTGTCGATACCGAGCGGTGCATAGGCTGCTTCACCTGCGCCATGGCCTGCCGCAACTACTACCATCAGGTGGAGGGCGTGGTCTGGCGCCAGGTCCATCCGCTGAGCGAGGAGATCTATCCCCATCGCGAGCGGGCCTTCCTGTCGCTCTCCTGCAACCATTGCGAGAACCCGGCCTGCCTGAACGTCTGCCCGGTGGAGGCGTACACCAAGCGGGAGGAGGACGGCGTGGTCGTCCATCATCAGGAGAAGTGCATCGGCTGCGGCAACTGCATCCGCTCCTGCCCCTACGGCGCGCCCAAGTACAACCCGGTGGAGAAGCGGGCCGAGAAGTGCAGCCTGTGTCATGAACGGCTGGATGCGGGGCTCGACCCCGCCTGCGTGCAGGCCTGTCCCACGGATGCCCTGCAGTTGGTCGACCTGGCCGAGTTCGAACGGACCAACGAGGTCCAGTATCCGGCGGGCTACCCCCGGATGGAGGGGCTCAACCCGTCCACCCGGTTCGTCCTGCCCAAAACTCCGAAGATGGTCAGGAGGTAG
- a CDS encoding dimethyl sulfoxide reductase anchor subunit family protein: protein MQSMELPLVLFTVFSQAAIGLTLMRVVRTTADGTGSGDRDARREWGLIAGLMILGMLGSLFHLGHPLYAPTALKHLGTAWLSREVLFAGMFTGVTVLAVLVAGMTGRPWLAWLGTLLGLGVIVSAGMTYAPPALPALNNALPFAFFLTSAVVLGAGFGSWFAGEERAPLMARIFTTALVVGLVLNLAAPCVWLSGGTVMRMTGEAWLGSGFYWAHVAVLLACLGAVWKTRTVPAWLPVLALLGELAGRAGFFADTIHTAANMGGLY, encoded by the coding sequence ATGCAGTCCATGGAACTCCCGCTTGTTTTGTTCACCGTATTCTCCCAGGCGGCCATCGGCCTGACCCTGATGCGCGTGGTGCGCACCACGGCCGACGGGACCGGGTCCGGGGACCGCGATGCCCGCCGCGAATGGGGGCTCATCGCCGGGCTGATGATTCTCGGCATGCTCGGCTCCCTGTTCCACCTGGGCCACCCGCTGTACGCGCCCACGGCGCTCAAGCATCTGGGCACGGCCTGGCTCAGCCGCGAGGTCCTGTTCGCCGGGATGTTCACCGGCGTGACCGTGCTGGCCGTGCTCGTGGCCGGGATGACGGGCAGGCCCTGGCTGGCCTGGCTCGGCACCCTGCTCGGACTGGGCGTGATCGTGTCCGCGGGCATGACCTACGCGCCCCCGGCCCTGCCCGCCCTGAACAACGCCCTGCCGTTCGCCTTCTTCCTGACCTCGGCCGTGGTCCTCGGCGCGGGGTTCGGCAGCTGGTTCGCGGGCGAGGAGCGCGCGCCGCTCATGGCCCGCATCTTCACCACGGCCCTGGTGGTCGGCCTGGTCCTGAACCTGGCCGCCCCGTGCGTCTGGCTGTCCGGCGGCACGGTCATGCGCATGACCGGCGAGGCGTGGCTCGGCTCGGGCTTCTACTGGGCGCACGTTGCCGTCCTGCTCGCCTGCCTGGGCGCGGTCTGGAAGACGCGGACCGTCCCGGCCTGGCTGCCGGTGCTCGCTTTGCTCGGCGAGTTGGCCGGACGCGCCGGGTTCTTCGCCGACACCATCCACACGGCCGCGAACATGGGCGGATTGTATTAG
- a CDS encoding sigma-54-dependent Fis family transcriptional regulator: MSYSRRQRDAQVNYSSWKQFVEGKRLKNENVSPALLASWQRCKDMAVDPAPRSCWDFLPMNQLEQFTTTLEKICGEIESTAYEAIKGKGLLITIANADARVARTCGDLDVLHEADRLNFGPGANWSEACVGTNAIGTALATGRPMQVFASEHFCESHHSWNCTAAPILDPRGNVWGCFDISGPTWSDHSQSMDLVLHAARALEQNLSRLYCSELEGQMASLFSSMFNSVMTGVLFLNKSGRITSANNTAELLLSQSGGALRGRKAEELFDLGPYLAQAKSASLCEPVIVKCLVDPNLYIRVMPTFSASGAWLDTIVTVSETQRSRQFAAGPRPSNRPQAEPAEVKGFEHVLHASQSMRQVIRQAGNAARTPSTILLTGESGTGKELFARGIHQAGPRAGQPFVAVNCGAFSEELVQSELFGYREGAFTGAVKRGRVGKFQKADKGVLFLDEISEMPLSQQVNLLRALEERAVVPVGGTSPLPVDVKILAATNKNLRELVDRGLFREDLFYRLNVVTIAIPPLRERGNDVSLLAEYHLKRLCASFGIHCPEIGPQTRELLAAHDWPGNVRELINCLEYAANNLSGDWLLPEHLPHYLLERAGGRAVGPADHSGDKGFLLKRREANAIREALDFHEGNISKTAKALGIGRNTLYAKMERYDIQA; encoded by the coding sequence GTGTCATATTCCCGCAGACAGCGGGACGCCCAGGTAAACTATTCGAGCTGGAAGCAATTCGTCGAAGGCAAGCGGCTGAAAAACGAGAATGTGTCTCCTGCCCTGCTGGCCTCGTGGCAGCGCTGCAAGGACATGGCCGTGGACCCGGCTCCGCGCAGCTGTTGGGACTTCCTGCCCATGAACCAGCTGGAGCAGTTCACCACCACCCTGGAAAAGATCTGCGGCGAGATCGAGTCCACGGCCTACGAGGCCATCAAGGGCAAGGGGCTGCTGATCACCATCGCCAACGCCGACGCCCGGGTGGCCCGCACCTGCGGCGACCTGGACGTCCTGCACGAGGCGGACAGGTTGAACTTCGGCCCCGGGGCCAACTGGTCCGAGGCCTGCGTGGGCACCAACGCCATCGGCACCGCCCTGGCCACGGGCCGCCCCATGCAGGTCTTCGCCTCGGAACACTTCTGCGAGTCCCACCACAGCTGGAACTGCACCGCCGCGCCCATCCTGGACCCGCGCGGCAACGTCTGGGGCTGCTTCGACATCTCCGGGCCCACCTGGTCCGACCACTCCCAGTCCATGGACCTGGTCCTGCACGCCGCCCGCGCCCTGGAGCAGAACCTGAGCCGACTCTATTGCTCGGAGCTCGAAGGCCAGATGGCCTCCCTGTTCTCCTCCATGTTCAACTCGGTCATGACCGGCGTGCTGTTCCTGAACAAATCGGGCCGGATCACCAGCGCCAACAACACCGCCGAACTGCTGCTGAGCCAGTCGGGCGGGGCCCTGCGCGGGCGCAAGGCCGAGGAGCTTTTCGACCTGGGCCCGTACCTGGCCCAGGCCAAGAGCGCCTCCCTGTGCGAGCCGGTCATCGTCAAGTGCCTGGTCGACCCGAACCTGTACATCCGGGTCATGCCGACCTTCAGCGCCAGCGGCGCGTGGCTCGACACCATCGTCACGGTCAGCGAGACCCAGCGTTCCCGCCAGTTCGCGGCCGGACCGCGCCCATCAAACCGCCCCCAGGCGGAACCGGCGGAGGTCAAGGGATTCGAGCACGTGCTCCACGCCAGCCAGTCCATGCGCCAGGTCATCCGTCAGGCGGGCAACGCCGCCCGGACACCGTCCACCATCCTGCTGACCGGCGAGTCCGGCACGGGCAAGGAGCTCTTCGCCCGGGGCATCCACCAGGCAGGGCCCAGGGCCGGGCAGCCGTTCGTGGCCGTGAACTGCGGCGCATTCTCCGAGGAGCTGGTCCAGAGCGAGCTGTTCGGCTACCGCGAGGGGGCCTTCACCGGAGCGGTCAAGCGCGGCCGGGTGGGCAAGTTCCAGAAGGCGGACAAGGGCGTGCTCTTCCTGGACGAAATCTCCGAGATGCCCCTGTCCCAGCAGGTCAACCTGCTCCGGGCGCTGGAGGAGCGGGCCGTGGTCCCGGTGGGCGGCACCAGCCCCCTGCCCGTGGACGTGAAGATCCTGGCGGCCACCAACAAGAACCTGCGCGAACTGGTGGACCGGGGGCTGTTCCGCGAGGACCTCTTCTACCGCCTGAACGTGGTCACCATCGCCATCCCGCCGCTCCGGGAGCGCGGCAACGACGTGTCGCTGCTGGCCGAATACCACCTCAAGCGGCTGTGCGCCTCGTTCGGCATCCACTGCCCGGAGATCGGCCCGCAGACCAGGGAGCTGCTCGCGGCCCACGACTGGCCCGGCAACGTCCGCGAACTGATCAACTGCCTGGAATACGCGGCCAACAACCTGTCCGGCGACTGGCTCTTGCCCGAGCACCTGCCCCACTATCTCCTGGAGCGGGCCGGCGGCCGGGCCGTGGGCCCGGCGGACCATTCCGGCGACAAGGGTTTTCTGCTCAAGCGGCGCGAGGCCAACGCCATCCGCGAGGCCCTGGACTTCCACGAGGGCAACATCAGCAAGACGGCCAAGGCGCTGGGCATCGGGCGCAATACCCTGTACGCCAAGATGGAGCGCTACGACATCCAGGCCTGA
- a CDS encoding dihydrolipoamide acetyltransferase family protein translates to MAHDVIMPKWGLTMKEGKVARWLKGEGDPVEAGEPLFEVETDKITNSVEAPASGVLAKIIVPEGDVAPIKAVLAIIAAPGEAVDSPAPAGAAQPAAQPEAGGAPATAAEAPAAAAPAGDGAFVPAMPAARKLARELGVDLSTVTGTGKGGAITRKDVQTSADSAFAGINASPKAIEFARKQGVDLSEITGTGEDGKITKADILRAMNPSADQPAAAPQAAKDTIVPMDGVRKLIADNMHASLQGAAQLTVFVELDVTGMVELRAQLLERNKRDKEYRLSYNDIIAYAVCRALKRHPVMNSTLREDGIHLHPHVNLGIAVSIDNGLIVPNVKEADTYGLEDLKAQVRDVAGRARKGGLNMDEISGGTFTISNVSMLGVDGFTPILNPPETGILGVGRVIDKPAVHRGEIAIRQMMTLSLTFNHMTTDGAPAMAFLRELGDMLENPGMMIV, encoded by the coding sequence ATGGCTCATGATGTGATTATGCCCAAGTGGGGCCTGACCATGAAGGAAGGCAAGGTCGCACGCTGGCTCAAGGGCGAGGGGGATCCGGTGGAAGCCGGGGAGCCCCTGTTCGAAGTCGAGACCGACAAGATCACCAACTCGGTCGAGGCGCCCGCCAGCGGCGTCCTGGCCAAAATCATCGTTCCCGAGGGGGACGTGGCTCCGATCAAGGCCGTATTGGCCATCATCGCCGCCCCGGGCGAGGCCGTGGATTCGCCGGCTCCGGCGGGAGCGGCCCAACCCGCCGCCCAGCCCGAGGCCGGGGGCGCTCCCGCGACAGCGGCCGAGGCCCCGGCAGCCGCCGCTCCCGCCGGGGACGGCGCGTTCGTCCCGGCCATGCCCGCCGCGCGCAAGCTGGCCAGGGAGTTGGGCGTGGACCTCTCCACGGTGACCGGCACCGGCAAGGGCGGGGCCATCACCAGAAAGGACGTCCAGACCTCGGCCGATTCCGCGTTCGCCGGGATCAACGCCAGCCCCAAGGCCATCGAGTTCGCCCGCAAGCAGGGCGTGGACCTGAGCGAAATCACGGGCACGGGCGAGGACGGCAAGATCACCAAGGCGGACATCCTGCGGGCCATGAACCCGTCGGCCGACCAGCCCGCCGCCGCGCCCCAGGCCGCCAAGGACACCATCGTGCCCATGGACGGCGTGCGCAAGCTCATCGCGGACAACATGCACGCCAGCCTGCAGGGCGCGGCCCAGCTGACCGTGTTCGTGGAGCTGGACGTCACCGGGATGGTCGAGCTGCGCGCGCAGCTGCTCGAGCGCAACAAGCGCGACAAGGAGTACCGGCTGTCCTACAACGACATCATCGCCTACGCCGTGTGCCGCGCCCTGAAGCGCCATCCGGTCATGAACTCCACCCTGCGGGAGGACGGCATCCACCTCCACCCGCACGTCAACCTCGGCATCGCCGTATCCATCGACAACGGGCTCATCGTGCCCAACGTCAAGGAAGCCGACACCTACGGCCTGGAAGATCTCAAGGCCCAGGTCCGCGACGTGGCCGGACGGGCGCGCAAGGGCGGCCTGAACATGGACGAGATCTCGGGCGGCACCTTCACCATCAGCAACGTCAGCATGCTCGGCGTGGACGGCTTCACGCCGATCCTCAACCCGCCCGAGACCGGCATCCTGGGCGTCGGCCGGGTCATCGATAAGCCCGCCGTGCACAGGGGCGAGATCGCCATCCGGCAGATGATGACCCTGTCCCTGACCTTCAACCACATGACCACGGACGGCGCTCCGGCCATGGCCTTCCTGCGCGAGCTGGGGGACATGCTGGAGAACCCGGGCATGATGATCGTCTAG
- a CDS encoding Lin0512 family protein — MTLKRFAIELGYAADLHGEDMTKAAVRAVRDAVSRICLCGIVEICGRDQFQGVHVHADVAVPDPDGVDRDRVLACIPIGETTLTLSRGGMSVPGIEVPCFAPGVSNIVVACAALTVSIETDMGEDADGSKKTACGCAAKAI; from the coding sequence ATGACGCTGAAACGGTTTGCCATCGAACTCGGCTACGCCGCCGACCTGCACGGCGAGGACATGACCAAGGCCGCCGTGCGGGCGGTCCGCGACGCCGTGTCCCGCATATGCCTGTGCGGCATCGTGGAGATTTGCGGCCGTGACCAATTCCAGGGGGTGCACGTCCACGCGGACGTGGCCGTCCCGGACCCGGACGGCGTGGACCGCGATAGGGTCCTCGCCTGCATTCCCATCGGCGAGACGACCCTGACCCTGAGCCGGGGCGGCATGAGCGTGCCCGGCATCGAGGTCCCGTGCTTCGCCCCGGGGGTGAGCAACATCGTGGTGGCCTGCGCCGCGCTGACCGTCTCCATTGAGACGGACATGGGCGAGGACGCGGACGGATCGAAAAAAACGGCCTGCGGATGCGCCGCCAAGGCCATATAA
- a CDS encoding thiamine pyrophosphate-dependent dehydrogenase E1 component subunit alpha, with amino-acid sequence MALSKKTLIHMYETMNRIRLFEQKLQEFFAAGEIPGFVHLYLGEEAVATGACSVLTDADTITSTHRGHGHLLAKGGDLKLMMAEIFGRSTGYCKGKGGSMHIADFDLGILGANGIVGGGGPLAVGAALAARYKKTKDVTVCFFGDGASNQGTTQEALNMASAWKLPLVFVNENNGYGISCPQCKSMAVVDIADRAAAYDMPGVVVDGNDVLAVHEAVTEAVKRARRGEGPSLIECKTYRWRGHFEGDACTYRCVEELEEWMAKDPIPRFEAKLLESKTLTQQEADKIKASIAGEVDEAVAFAKESPMPATSALMDDVYA; translated from the coding sequence ATGGCTCTCAGCAAGAAGACATTGATCCACATGTATGAAACCATGAACAGGATCCGCCTGTTCGAGCAGAAACTGCAGGAGTTCTTCGCCGCGGGCGAGATCCCGGGCTTCGTGCACCTCTACCTCGGCGAGGAAGCCGTGGCCACCGGTGCCTGTTCGGTCCTGACCGACGCCGACACCATCACCTCCACCCACCGGGGCCACGGCCACCTGCTGGCCAAGGGCGGCGACCTGAAGCTGATGATGGCCGAGATATTCGGCCGCTCCACCGGCTACTGCAAGGGCAAGGGCGGGTCCATGCACATCGCGGACTTCGACCTCGGCATCCTCGGCGCCAACGGCATCGTGGGCGGCGGCGGTCCCCTGGCCGTGGGCGCGGCCCTGGCCGCCAGGTACAAGAAGACCAAGGATGTGACCGTCTGCTTCTTCGGCGACGGCGCGTCCAACCAGGGCACCACCCAGGAGGCCCTGAACATGGCTTCCGCCTGGAAGCTGCCGCTGGTCTTCGTCAACGAGAACAACGGCTACGGCATCTCCTGCCCGCAGTGCAAGTCCATGGCCGTGGTCGACATCGCCGACCGGGCCGCCGCCTACGACATGCCCGGCGTGGTGGTCGACGGCAACGACGTCCTGGCCGTGCACGAGGCCGTGACCGAGGCGGTCAAGCGCGCCCGCAGGGGCGAGGGCCCCTCGCTCATCGAGTGCAAGACCTACCGCTGGCGCGGCCACTTCGAGGGCGACGCCTGCACCTACCGCTGCGTCGAGGAACTGGAGGAGTGGATGGCCAAGGACCCGATCCCCCGCTTCGAGGCCAAGCTGCTGGAGAGCAAGACCCTGACCCAGCAGGAGGCGGACAAGATCAAGGCGAGCATCGCCGGGGAGGTCGACGAGGCCGTGGCCTTTGCCAAGGAAAGCCCGATGCCCGCGACCAGCGCGCTCATGGACGACGTCTACGCCTAA